The Fibrobacter sp. DNA window TATTACCCGCAAATTGCCCGGGGTAAAGGGCATCATAGCTGACCTGCTTTCAGTGACCGATCCGCAATTGATCGGGCTTGTGGAGAGAGTGCTTGGGGACAGAATTCAGACAGTTGTCTTTGAAACAGAGGCACAGCTTTCCGCAGCGGTAGAGATTCTTGGCAGGGAGAAAATCGGTGTTGCCAGGATGATCTCTCTGGAGCGGCTGGCGGGCATGGCACCTTCAACTGAAGCAGCGCCCGAAAAAGGGATAAACCTGACGTCAATTGTAAAGGTAGCCGCCGGATGTGAGGTGATAGCTCAGAGGCTTTTAAGCGGTATTGTGATTACAGATACTGCCGGAGAGGCGATGGAGTTATCACGTCGGGACAGTGGAAGAAGACTCTTTGTATCCAGGGATGGAGTGATCTGTGAAAGCGACGGCACTGTCACAGCGGGAACCGGTAAAAAGGAAAAGGCCGGAATACTGCAGCGTAAACAGCAGATCGAGAAATTGACTGCAGATATTGAGACTTTCGAAAAAGAGTACTCATCGGTGGTCAGTGAGAAGGATACCTGTATTATCAACAGAGACGAAGCGAAAATGGCTCTTATTGAAGTAGATGAGAAGCTTAACAGGGGCCAGCGTCAGCAGCAGGAACAGCAGACAAATATCAAGCATTACGAGACAGAAACTCAGAATATACTCACCCGCACCACTGCTCTGCAGCCGGAACTCTTGGAAATCGAATCTTCAATAAAGGAATCAGAAGAGAAAATCGCCACAACAGAGGCGGAGACTGCGACTCTTGAGAGCCGTCGGGATTTGCTTGAACAGCAGGTTGACGAGGCCAGAAACGAGGTAAGAAACCTGGAAGAGCAGAGACGCTCTCTGATGGAGCACCTGAAAAACGTCGAGCTTGAAACCCATGGACTGAAAAACAGGATCAATCAGGACCGGGCAGATATAGAGCGTCTGGGAAGAGATATCAAGACTTTGGCAGAACGTAAAGCTGCCAAGATAGAGGATAAGCGTAAAGCTCTCAGTGAGAAAGAGGAACTGGAGAGGGGCCTGGAATCTCTGAGAATAGAGCTTGAGAATGCGAAACAGGTTCGTGCAGAGAAGGAAGAGGTGCGCGACAGGAAAAGAGAAGAATACAACGGGAAACTGCTTGAGATAGAGGAGGTCAGAAAGGAATCCCGGACCGACCAGACTGATCTTGAACATGTCTCCAATCAGGTCCACGACTGCGAAATAAAGCAGACCCGTGATGAGCAGGAGAGCCGCCGGATAAGAGAGAAGATCTGGGAGGCTTACGAGATCGATCTTGAATCTCCTCCGGAGAATATTCCTGTGATCGAACAGGAAGACAGTGATGTTGTCCAGAACATTTCCATGCTCAAAGAGCGTATAAAGCATGTCGGGCAGGTCAACATGGCTGCACTGGAGGACTATGAGACAGAGAGCCAGAGATTAAAGGAGCTTACTGCTCAGCGTGATGATCTCCAGAATGCGGTTGATGATCTGGAGAGAGCCATAAAGAAACTTGACAAGGAAGCCAGGGTGCAGTTCCTGGAGACATTCGAGAAGGTAAAGCAGAATTTCTCCGAGATGTTTACTACTCTGTTTGAAGGGGGAGAGGCACATATAGCGATGGAGGAGAATGTAGATCCTCTTGAGGCTCCCATTCATATAAATGTAAGGCCGGCAGGAAAGAAGATGAGAGGGGTTCAGCTTCTATCGGGTGGAGAGCGTGCACTTACCGCCATATCGCTGCTCTTTGCACTCTATCTTGTCAAGCCATCCGCTTACTGTATTCTCGATGAGCTCGATGCGCCTCTCGATGATGCCAATATCGGAAGATTTGTCAAAGTACTCAGAAAGTTCGCGGAAAAGACCCAGTTTATCGTTATCACCCATAACAAGCGTACTATGGAAGCAGCCGATCTGCTCTATGGGGTAACCCAGCAGGAGAAGGGCATCTCAACCATAGTGTCTGTCAAGTTCCAGGAAGCTGCACTGCAGGCTGCCTGAACATTGACAATATCTGGCTGAGAGGATCAGGAATTGCTTTCTGTTCCTGGTGAAAACTCGTTTTTTCTCCCTGAAATACGGCAGGAGTGATTTTATGGCAAGAATAGCCCTGATTATTTCCGGTGTTGTGGTTATTGCGATTCTTCTGGTGTCTTTTTTTGCTGGTGTTTTCGATACCGTGAAATTTTCTACAGAAACTGCCGGGCCTTACAATCTCATTTACAGGGAATTCCAGGGGCCTTTTTCCGGAATCAGGTTTACACTCAATGATGTTTTCAAGTATGTCAGGGATAAAAAGAAAATCGAGGCCAGCAGAGGTTTTGGGATCTTCTATGATGATCCGGGCAAAACTCCTTCGGACAGTCTCAGAAGCATCACAGGGGTGATAGTTGACTCAGTGATAGCAGTGGAAAAGCCATATAAAAGCGGTGTTTTCGAAAAAACAGAAGCGGTTGTTGGGAGATTTCCGATAAGAAGCTTCTTATCCTATGTAATGGGGGCAGGTAAGTTTTATTCCAGGCTGCAGGAATATCTGAATCAGAACAACCTGAAAATGTCCGGACCGGTTTTGGAAGTTTACGATAACGGAGAGAGAATGATTATATATATTGCTCCTGTAAACTCAGAGAAATCACCGGCTCCGGAGTTCGAGGGGTGAGATCGACAAGAATTGCATAGCAGGGTAATCACCCAATTGTCTTTTTACTCTCCTCCCAGTAACGGTCCATCTCCTCCAGTGTCGCTATGGAGATATCCTTCCCTGATTCTCTGAACTTGTCTTCTATATAACGGAACCTTCTGGCGAATTTGACTGTAGTCCTCCGAAGGGCATCTTCGGCACTTATGCGGTGATGGCGCGCTACATTGACAAGGGCAAAAAGGATGTCACCAAGCTCCTCATCGGCGTTCTCCTGGTCTCCTTTAAGTATCGCTTCTCTGAATTCCCTGAATTCTTCTTCTACTTTGTCAAAAACAGGTTCTGTGTCTTTCCAGTCAAAACCCACCCGTGCAACACGGCGCTGCATCTTTTCCGCTTTGAAAAGTGCAGGCAGGGCTTCAGGAATATCGTCCACAAGGTACTTGCGGTGCTCTTTCCCTTTTTCCCCCTTCTTGATTCTCTCCCAGTTGTGGATTACCTCTGTCGATGAGGATACCTGTGTTTCGCCGAACACATGAGGATGACGTCTGATAAGTTTCTCACAGATCTCATACGCTACATCCTCCATGGAAAACTTTCCCTCCTCCTCAGCCATTCTGCTGTGCAGAACTATTTGAAGGAGAAGATCTCCAAGCTCCTCTTTCATCTTGTAATCATCTTTTTCATCAACTGCTTCGAAAAACTCATACATCTCGTCAAGAAAACACGACAGGATTGATTTATGAGTCTGTTCTCTGTCCCATGGACATCCGCCCGGACTTCTCAGCTTTGCTACTATATCGATCAGCCGTTCAATCTGTTTTCCCATTTTTTCTTTCTCTGGTTTGGAATTATTTACTGCAGAAACTTCACACTTATCCTTCCCAATTTCCTTTCCCGATTCTTATTACCTCGGGCTCTTCATTAGTGAGATCGATGATAGTTGAACCACTGGGATTATCCAGCGGTCCTGCATCCAGCATGACATCGACCTCATTGATTACTGCCGGCCGTACCTCATCGGGATCGCCTCTCAGGTCTCCGGGAAGGCCTATCGATGTGTTGGCGAGCGGTTCGCCTATTGTTTTTACCAGTTCAAGCGTGATTACACAAGAGGGGATTCTGACTCCGACGGTCTTTCGTTTCGGGCAGATTTTCTTTGGAACAAGATTGGTTGCGGGAAGGATAAAGGTAAAGGGGCCGGGAAGGTATTTTTTCATCAGTTTGAAATGCGTGTTTGAAAGATGGCAGTAGGTTGAGATCTGTGAAAAGTCGCTGCAGATAAAAGAAAACAACCTGCTCTTATCCTTCATCAGGATTCTGCTTATCTTGTCAAGAGCTTTGGGATTGCTGATGCACGCTCCAATTCCGTAAACGGTGTCGGTAGGGTAGACAGCGATACCACCTTCATCCTTGAGGATGCGGGCGGTTGAATCAAGATATCTTCTCTGTGGATTGACAGGATGAACATTGTAGATAATCATAAAACCGGTTCCGTGAAGATTACGCGATTCCTGCCGGATAATTGAACTCTGGAGTCCGGCATGAAAGGCTAAATATAATATCCTGAAAGCGCCTTTTGAACTGTTGACTTCCTGTGCGACAAGAGATATTATTAGTTATTAAGAAACTTGTTTATACCCGGCCCCCGGAGATATGCTCCGGAAACGGGAAACACAGCGTCAAAGAGAAGAAGAAAATTTCATGGTAGATGGAGAGAGTATGACCCTGGAAGTCACATTGAAGAAAACCGATGAAAATCCCGTACTGGAACTTGTAGGCAGAATCGTCGATGCGGATGTAAAAAAGTTTCAGAGAAAAATTGAGCAGTTATACAAGAAAAAACACAAACAGATAGTTGTGGATGTAAGCTGTGCCAGTTTCCTTGACAGTCACGGGCTGGGTACGATAGTGTACTATCATACCCTGATGCAGAAAGAAAAAAGGGAACTCATTATACTCAATGCCAACCCTGATGCCAATTCATACCTCAACAGGCTTTTTGAATTGACAAATCTTGACAAGGTGCTCAATATCGTTACACACCTCTGATTCAGCGGTTTCCCAATGCATCCTGTATACGGCTGAGCGCCTTCTCTACTTTCTCTCTCATATTGAAAGCGCTTATCCTGATATAACCCTCTCCGCACCTTCCAAAACCTGCTCCGGGCGTACAGACCACTCCGGCCTTTTCAAGAAGCATATCGAAAAACTTCCAGGAATCCATTCCACAGTTGATCCAGATATAGGGAGCGTTTGTACCTCCGGTACAACTGAATCCAAGACTGAGCATCTTCTCACGGATCAACCTGGCGTTTTCCATGTAATAATCCGACAATTCTCTTACCTGACGGGGTCCATCTCCGACGTAAACTGCTTCTGCAGCTCTCTGTACCGGGTAGGAGACTCCGTTGAATTTGGTGGAATGACGGCGGTTCCAGAGAGGATGAAGAAAATGAGTGTTACCGTTGCTGTCAAACACTCTGCAGCTTTTGGGAACTACAGTGCAGGCACAACGTGTGCCTGTGAAACCGGCTGTCTTTGAGAAACTTCTGAATTCTACCGCCACATCGGCCGCACCCTCTATTTCATAGATACTCTGAGGAATCGATTCGTCTCTGATAAAAGCCGAGTATGCCGCATCGAAAAGAATCAAAGCCTGCTCTTTTCGTGCGTACTCCACCCATTCACGAAGAATGTCCTTTGATGCGACTGCACCGGTGGGGTTGTTCGGAAAACAAAGATAGATAAGATCGACCTTTTCCCGGGGAATCTTCGGGACAAATCCATTCTCCTCTGTACAATCCAGGTAGTGCAGTCCTGAATATCTCCCATCATCGAACGCCCCTGTTCGCCCTGCCATCACATTGGTATCGACATAAACCGGGTAAACAGGATCAGGGACTGCGATGGTGATATCATTGGAAAAAAGTTCCTGGAAATTACCGGTATCACACTTGGCCCCGTCACTGATGAAAACTTCGTCAGCGCTGATTTCCGCTCCACGGGACTGGAAATCCTGTGCTGCGATTTTTTTTCGCAGAAAGTCATATCCCTGATCGGGGCCATAGCCCCGGAAAGTGGAATCATTGGCCATCTCGTCAACTGCGGCATGGAAAGCCTCTATGCAGGCTGGGGGAAGAGCTCTTGTCACATCTCCGATGCCAAGACGGATTATCTCCTTGTCCGGATTTTCTTTCTGGAAAGCGCTTACTTTTCTGGATATCTCAGAAAAAAGATAGGAAGATTTCAATTTAAGGTAGTTTTCATTTACCCTGATCATTTCTGTTTCTCCCTGAAATTGTAATTAGAAATAAAGTATCAATGATAAATAATAGAAAGAAGAAAGTCAATATCTAGAGGCATCCAGATTACTCAATTGATTTTTATAGAATAAGAAGAGCTGTTTCTGTTTCCGGGGCCAGATTTGAAGGCATCACGTATATTCCATTATTCCGGACTGAATCTGTCCTGGAGCTCACTGGGCGAAGTGCAGTCATGTTCACTGAGCGAAGCCGAAGTGAACAAGGGGAGGAGATATTTGTTTGAG harbors:
- the smc gene encoding chromosome segregation protein SMC; this translates as MILRKLSIYGFKSFADRIELEFGEGMTAVIGPNGCGKSNVVDAIRWVFGEQKASLLRSSNMADVIFSGTQSRQPLNVAEVTLTIENNKKILPVEYRDVSITRRIYRSGESEYLINKTQCRLRDIQNLFLDTGVGSSAYTTIENTMINSILSDKAEERRILFEEAAGIGKYKHRRKESHRQLEKTAQDLLRINDKVQEADRQVRMLARHVEKAKRYKAYYDDLRSLEVGFEYRRYLSLSEAMKARNAQLEELESRREALRARIATSESRVEKMQLNALELEKELEIASRNVSEATEKIIRIDRDISVNTERATNLGQNAERFDAEVISIDGQIEENTNLRTQIEKSIIERETQLQKSVERVDGATDELARFDSQMQKSREKADQLGRDQIEIINVLGESRNTLGSLKARLSNLIERRERGLRELHGLQSRLEEFQDAISICKEQLAAVDEENRNLLQSREVLLGRIEKEEKHYHTLVEREKHLEAQIASCKSQLKFLAGLESSFEGYQAGVREIITRKLPGVKGIIADLLSVTDPQLIGLVERVLGDRIQTVVFETEAQLSAAVEILGREKIGVARMISLERLAGMAPSTEAAPEKGINLTSIVKVAAGCEVIAQRLLSGIVITDTAGEAMELSRRDSGRRLFVSRDGVICESDGTVTAGTGKKEKAGILQRKQQIEKLTADIETFEKEYSSVVSEKDTCIINRDEAKMALIEVDEKLNRGQRQQQEQQTNIKHYETETQNILTRTTALQPELLEIESSIKESEEKIATTEAETATLESRRDLLEQQVDEARNEVRNLEEQRRSLMEHLKNVELETHGLKNRINQDRADIERLGRDIKTLAERKAAKIEDKRKALSEKEELERGLESLRIELENAKQVRAEKEEVRDRKREEYNGKLLEIEEVRKESRTDQTDLEHVSNQVHDCEIKQTRDEQESRRIREKIWEAYEIDLESPPENIPVIEQEDSDVVQNISMLKERIKHVGQVNMAALEDYETESQRLKELTAQRDDLQNAVDDLERAIKKLDKEARVQFLETFEKVKQNFSEMFTTLFEGGEAHIAMEENVDPLEAPIHINVRPAGKKMRGVQLLSGGERALTAISLLFALYLVKPSAYCILDELDAPLDDANIGRFVKVLRKFAEKTQFIVITHNKRTMEAADLLYGVTQQEKGISTIVSVKFQEAALQAA
- a CDS encoding GyrI-like domain-containing protein → MARIALIISGVVVIAILLVSFFAGVFDTVKFSTETAGPYNLIYREFQGPFSGIRFTLNDVFKYVRDKKKIEASRGFGIFYDDPGKTPSDSLRSITGVIVDSVIAVEKPYKSGVFEKTEAVVGRFPIRSFLSYVMGAGKFYSRLQEYLNQNNLKMSGPVLEVYDNGERMIIYIAPVNSEKSPAPEFEG
- the mazG gene encoding nucleoside triphosphate pyrophosphohydrolase; translated protein: MGKQIERLIDIVAKLRSPGGCPWDREQTHKSILSCFLDEMYEFFEAVDEKDDYKMKEELGDLLLQIVLHSRMAEEEGKFSMEDVAYEICEKLIRRHPHVFGETQVSSSTEVIHNWERIKKGEKGKEHRKYLVDDIPEALPALFKAEKMQRRVARVGFDWKDTEPVFDKVEEEFREFREAILKGDQENADEELGDILFALVNVARHHRISAEDALRRTTVKFARRFRYIEDKFRESGKDISIATLEEMDRYWEESKKTIG
- a CDS encoding threonylcarbamoyl-AMP synthase — translated: MIIYNVHPVNPQRRYLDSTARILKDEGGIAVYPTDTVYGIGACISNPKALDKISRILMKDKSRLFSFICSDFSQISTYCHLSNTHFKLMKKYLPGPFTFILPATNLVPKKICPKRKTVGVRIPSCVITLELVKTIGEPLANTSIGLPGDLRGDPDEVRPAVINEVDVMLDAGPLDNPSGSTIIDLTNEEPEVIRIGKGNWEG
- a CDS encoding STAS domain-containing protein, yielding MLRKRETQRQREEENFMVDGESMTLEVTLKKTDENPVLELVGRIVDADVKKFQRKIEQLYKKKHKQIVVDVSCASFLDSHGLGTIVYYHTLMQKEKRELIILNANPDANSYLNRLFELTNLDKVLNIVTHL
- a CDS encoding LL-diaminopimelate aminotransferase, with translation MIRVNENYLKLKSSYLFSEISRKVSAFQKENPDKEIIRLGIGDVTRALPPACIEAFHAAVDEMANDSTFRGYGPDQGYDFLRKKIAAQDFQSRGAEISADEVFISDGAKCDTGNFQELFSNDITIAVPDPVYPVYVDTNVMAGRTGAFDDGRYSGLHYLDCTEENGFVPKIPREKVDLIYLCFPNNPTGAVASKDILREWVEYARKEQALILFDAAYSAFIRDESIPQSIYEIEGAADVAVEFRSFSKTAGFTGTRCACTVVPKSCRVFDSNGNTHFLHPLWNRRHSTKFNGVSYPVQRAAEAVYVGDGPRQVRELSDYYMENARLIREKMLSLGFSCTGGTNAPYIWINCGMDSWKFFDMLLEKAGVVCTPGAGFGRCGEGYIRISAFNMREKVEKALSRIQDALGNR